In a single window of the Lates calcarifer isolate ASB-BC8 linkage group LG1, TLL_Latcal_v3, whole genome shotgun sequence genome:
- the tnfsf13b gene encoding tumor necrosis factor ligand superfamily member 13B isoform X2, with protein sequence MGPAMAVLAGVKPGNGQRTGEGRLSWPVFLLTLAAVTSSSLSALSLYQLMGLRAEVERFKLEVCRRREEGQEVKHGGQTENISSRGSSQEPIRQPETQNAFGLTRRRRMVATTETPVSQPFLQLLANNSRKTFRKGIPWQTGLRRGNALGAEGDSITVREEGFFFVYSQVYYMDSTFAMGHVVIRRKRNVVGDEPQCVVLFRCIQSMNPIYPFNTCYTGGIVKLEVGDQLELLIPRSTANVSLDGDSTFLGAFKLV encoded by the exons ATGGGCCCTGCAATGGCAGTTTTGGCAGGTGTGAAGCCTGGGAACGGACAACGGACAGGTGAAGGGAGGCTGTCCTGGCCAGTTTTCCTGCTGACACTAGCTGctgtcacctcctcctctctttcagctTTGTCCCTGTACCAACTGATGGGTCTCCGAGCTGAGGTAGAGAGATTCAAATTAGAGGTCTGTcgcaggagagaagagggacaAGAGGTCAAGCATGGAGGCCAG ACTGAGAATATCAGTAGCAGGGGAAGCAGCCAAGAGCCCATCCGCCAACCCGAAACTCAAAATGCTTTTGGCCTtacaaggaggaggagaatggtGGCTACAACAGAGACACCAG TTTCGCAGCCTTTCCTGCAGCTGTTGgcaaacaacagcagaaaaacctTCAGGAAAG GTATCCCCTGGCAGACTGGACTGAGAAGGGGCAATGCCTTGGGGGCTGAGGGAGACAGCATCACAGTCAGAGAGGAGGGCTTCTTCTTTGTGTACAGTCAG GTCTATTACATGGACAGCACCTTTGCAATGGGTCACGTGGTGATTCGGAGGAAGAGGAACGTGGTAGGAGATGAGCCTCAGTGTGTAGTCCTGTTCCGCTGCATCCAGAGCATGAACCCCATCTACCCTTTCAACACCTGCTACACAGGAG GTATTGTGAAGCTGGAGGTTGGGGACCAGCTGGAGCTTCTGATCCCCCGCTCCACAGCCAACGTGTCTCTGGATGGAGACTCCACCTTCCTGGGTGCTTTCAAACTGGTTTAA
- the tnfsf13b gene encoding tumor necrosis factor ligand superfamily member 13B isoform X1: MGPAMAVLAGVKPGNGQRTGEGRLSWPVFLLTLAAVTSSSLSALSLYQLMGLRAEVERFKLEVCRRREEGQEVKHGGQTENISSRGSSQEPIRQPETQNAFGLTRRRRMVATTETPVSQPFLQLLANNSRKTFRKDFDLEPYTGIPWQTGLRRGNALGAEGDSITVREEGFFFVYSQVYYMDSTFAMGHVVIRRKRNVVGDEPQCVVLFRCIQSMNPIYPFNTCYTGGIVKLEVGDQLELLIPRSTANVSLDGDSTFLGAFKLV, from the exons ATGGGCCCTGCAATGGCAGTTTTGGCAGGTGTGAAGCCTGGGAACGGACAACGGACAGGTGAAGGGAGGCTGTCCTGGCCAGTTTTCCTGCTGACACTAGCTGctgtcacctcctcctctctttcagctTTGTCCCTGTACCAACTGATGGGTCTCCGAGCTGAGGTAGAGAGATTCAAATTAGAGGTCTGTcgcaggagagaagagggacaAGAGGTCAAGCATGGAGGCCAG ACTGAGAATATCAGTAGCAGGGGAAGCAGCCAAGAGCCCATCCGCCAACCCGAAACTCAAAATGCTTTTGGCCTtacaaggaggaggagaatggtGGCTACAACAGAGACACCAG TTTCGCAGCCTTTCCTGCAGCTGTTGgcaaacaacagcagaaaaacctTCAGGAAAG ACTTTGACTTGGAGCCTTACACAGGTATCCCCTGGCAGACTGGACTGAGAAGGGGCAATGCCTTGGGGGCTGAGGGAGACAGCATCACAGTCAGAGAGGAGGGCTTCTTCTTTGTGTACAGTCAG GTCTATTACATGGACAGCACCTTTGCAATGGGTCACGTGGTGATTCGGAGGAAGAGGAACGTGGTAGGAGATGAGCCTCAGTGTGTAGTCCTGTTCCGCTGCATCCAGAGCATGAACCCCATCTACCCTTTCAACACCTGCTACACAGGAG GTATTGTGAAGCTGGAGGTTGGGGACCAGCTGGAGCTTCTGATCCCCCGCTCCACAGCCAACGTGTCTCTGGATGGAGACTCCACCTTCCTGGGTGCTTTCAAACTGGTTTAA
- the abhd13 gene encoding protein ABHD13, whose translation MEKPRRLWGAMERCTLTLASWSWGACRVSLLALILTFHLYGGFFLLALILASVAGILYKFQDVLLYFPDQPSSSRLYVPMPTGIPHENVYIRTKDGVKLNLILLRYTGGDTAPGVTAGNQSSPSSSAPPTILYFHGNAGNIGHRVPNALLMLVNLKANVVLVDYRGYGKSEGEPSEDGLYLDAEATLDYVMTRPDLDKTKVVLFGRSLGGAVAVRLASVNPHRVAAIIVENTFLSIPHMAATLFSFLPMRLLPLWCYRNQFLSYRQVALCRMPSLFVSGLSDQLIPPVMMKQLYELSPARTKRLAIFPEGTHNDTWQCQGYFAALEQFMKDLLKSHAHEENAQASASVTII comes from the coding sequence ATGGAGAAGCCCAGGAGGCTGTGGGGGGCAATGGAGCGTTGTACCCTGACTCTGGCCTCCTGGTCCTGGGGTGCCTGTCGAGTCTCCCTTTTGGCCCTCATTCTCACCTTCCACCTATATGGAGGATTTTTTCTCCTTGCTCTCATCCTTGCCTCTGTGGCGGGCATCCTCTACAAATTTCAAGATGTGCTCCTCTACTTTCCTGACCAGCCTTCCTCCTCTCGACTTTATGTTCCCATGCCCACAGGAATCCCCCATGAGAATGTGTACATCCGCACCAAAGATGGTGTCAAGCTCAACCTCATCTTACTTCGCTACACAGGCGGGGACACGGCCCCAGGAGTCACCGCTGGCAATCAAAGCAGCCCCTCATCCTCTGCTCCGCCTACAATCCTTTATTTCCATGGTAATGCAGGTAATATTGGTCATAGGGTGCCAAACGCCCTGTTAATGCTGGTCAATCTGAAAGCGAATGTAGTGCTGGTGGACTACCGTGGCTATGGAAAGAGCGAGGGTGAGCCCAGTGAGGATGGGCTTTACCTGGATGCAGAGGCCACACTGGACTATGTTATGACCCGTCCTGATCTGGACAAGACAAAGGTGGTACTCTTTGGCCGCTCACTAGGAGGTGCCGTGGCTGTGCGCTTGGCATCAGTCAACCCTCACCGTGTAGCAGCCATTATTGTTGAAAACACCTTCCTCAGCATCCCTCACATGGCAGCGACGCTCTTCTCCTTCTTGCCCATGCGCTTGCTGCCGTTGTGGTGCTATAGGAATCAGTTCCTGTCCTATCGGCAGGTGGCGTTGTGCCGCATGCCCTCGCTGTTTGTGTCTGGTCTGTCAGACCAGCTCATCCCACCAGTTATGATGAAACAACTGTATGAGCTGTCCCCTGCACGGACTAAACGCCTGGCTATCTTTCCAGAGGGaacacacaatgacacatgGCAGTGTCAGGGCTACTTTGCTGCTTTGGAGCAGTTCATGAAAGACCTGCTGAAGAGCCACGCCCATGAAGAGAATGCTCAGGCCTCAGCTAGTGTCACCATTATCTGA